Genomic DNA from Myxococcales bacterium:
GCTGGGCGCTGGACAAAATGGAAACCGACCTGTCCTCGTCGTTCGTGTCCAAAAACAAAAATTCGCACTCCATCTTCTACTCGGTGACGCACCAGGGCGCGAACGGCCTGGCCGCCGACGAAATGACCTTCACCACCTTCGACCATGTGAAGTACAACCAGCAGGCCCGCGAGAGCGATCAGGCCGAGGTATCCTACTTCATCATGGAAAACCCGGAAACCGGGGTGATGACCCTCTACCGGCGCGAGGATCCGACGCTCGACGACGACCCGCTGACCGGCGGCGAGTTCGACGAGCTGGTCGACAACGTCCAGGCCTTCGACCTGCGTTTTTACGACGGCACCGAGTGGGTCGAGGAGTGGGACACGCGCGATTATTCGCAGGACACGACGACCGCCGAAACCGAGGTGGAAGACCAGGAAGAAGGCATGGTCAACACCCTGCCGATCGCGGTGGAGGTGCGGCTGCTGGTCGCCGGCCCGCGCGACTCCCAGATCGCGTTCATGACCAAGATCCGCATCGTGCTTTCGACGATCGACTTGAACATTTTCGACTCCGAGGGCGGCACGGAAGGGACGAGCAGCGATTCCGGCTCGGGCAAGTCCGATTCCGGCGGCACGACGGGTTCAACCAGTTCGGGGACATCGAGCGACTGATGAAGAACCTTTTACGCCGAATTGGCACCGGCCGCCGCGGCATCGCGATGATCATCGTGCTGATGGTCGTCACGGTGCTGACGGTGCTGATTCTCGATTTGCATCAGTCGGTCCGCATTCATTTCTACATCGCGACCAACCTGGTGGACGGCATCAAGGCCTCCTACCTGGTGCGCAGCGGCGTGCAGGTGGCGGCCGGCGCCCTACTCAACGACATCCAGGACAACAACGTCGATCACTGGCACGAGGACTGGTACGACTTTCTCGGCAAGCTGGGCATGCCCGGCATCCCCATCTCCAACGACGAAACCCTGCTGATGCAGATCAACGACGAGTCGGGCCGCTTCAACCTCAACAACCTGATCGGCCGTACCGGCTCGGCCAACGTCAAGAACGTCGAAATCCTCGCCAACCTGCTCCAGAACGAGGAACTCGATCCGCAGATCGCCAACGCCATCGCCGACTACATCGACGCCGACGAGGAAACCATCGACGGCAACGGCATGGAAAACTCGGTGTACGGCTACGACGCGATGACCGACGCGCCGAAAGCGAAAAACACGCGCTTCGATTCGATCCAGGAAGTGCGACTGGTGGCCGGCGTCACCGACGACGTCTGGGCCAAGATCGAACCCCTGGTGACGATCTACGGCGACCCGAAAATGAACCTCAACACCGTCAGCGTGAAGGTGATGAAGGCGGTGATTAAAACGGTCGATCCCAACGCCGACCCCGCCGTCGCCGACAAGATCGACCAGTGGCGCAAGACCTCGGCCGCCGGCGAAGGCGACAACGCGTTCGCCGCGCTGACCAGCGGCGAAGGCAACTACTTCAAACCGAAGGAAATGCTCAAAATCCTCACCGGCGACCTCGGCATGGAACCCAAGCTCGCCGCCGGCTTCGTCCGCTACTTCGGCGTGACCAGCCACTTCTTCCGCGTCGACACCACGGCTCTGGTGCGCGGCGTCCAGAAAAACGCCGTCGGCATCATCTTCCGCATGAAGAAAAAATCGCGCATCATCTACTACCGCGTCGCCCCGGGCGTCAGTGCCGTCAACATGGAGGGCAACGCCCTCGACAGCTCCGAGACCACCCCGGGCGCCATGCCCGCCATCGGCGCCTCCGCCGGCGTCGGCACGACCACGCAATAAAACGGAGCCCTATTTATACTTTGTACCGACGATAAATTATTCCTTGCCTCTTCCAATAATTCCTGATATTTTCATTATTGCAACTTAGGAAACCTCGTTCATGGGTGAAGCGATGTCTTTTACGCGAAGCGAAGGGCTCTTTTTGATCGAGCATGTTTGAAAGGCGTTTCGCTGTGGATTTCGGCTTGTGCCCGGAATGACGGCGGCAAGGTCATCCTGAGCGTCGAGGTTGTCATCCCGAGCGTTGAGTTTGTCATCCTGAGC
This window encodes:
- the gspK gene encoding type II secretion system minor pseudopilin GspK, with protein sequence MKNLLRRIGTGRRGIAMIIVLMVVTVLTVLILDLHQSVRIHFYIATNLVDGIKASYLVRSGVQVAAGALLNDIQDNNVDHWHEDWYDFLGKLGMPGIPISNDETLLMQINDESGRFNLNNLIGRTGSANVKNVEILANLLQNEELDPQIANAIADYIDADEETIDGNGMENSVYGYDAMTDAPKAKNTRFDSIQEVRLVAGVTDDVWAKIEPLVTIYGDPKMNLNTVSVKVMKAVIKTVDPNADPAVADKIDQWRKTSAAGEGDNAFAALTSGEGNYFKPKEMLKILTGDLGMEPKLAAGFVRYFGVTSHFFRVDTTALVRGVQKNAVGIIFRMKKKSRIIYYRVAPGVSAVNMEGNALDSSETTPGAMPAIGASAGVGTTTQ
- a CDS encoding prepilin-type N-terminal cleavage/methylation domain-containing protein, producing MKRYPAGFTLLEVMIAMLIISIIVGLIYGAFSGTADSKEEVEAGNDIYQQARWALDKMETDLSSSFVSKNKNSHSIFYSVTHQGANGLAADEMTFTTFDHVKYNQQARESDQAEVSYFIMENPETGVMTLYRREDPTLDDDPLTGGEFDELVDNVQAFDLRFYDGTEWVEEWDTRDYSQDTTTAETEVEDQEEGMVNTLPIAVEVRLLVAGPRDSQIAFMTKIRIVLSTIDLNIFDSEGGTEGTSSDSGSGKSDSGGTTGSTSSGTSSD